Proteins encoded within one genomic window of Pseudalkalibacillus sp. SCS-8:
- the pheS gene encoding phenylalanine--tRNA ligase subunit alpha, whose amino-acid sequence MQERLMTLQNEAVEKIEQAGSLKELQDIRIEYLGKKGPITEVLKGMGKLPAEERPKMGQLANEVRDAITQKVETKQEKLEREALDEKLSKETIDVTLPGRPVRKGNAHPLTAVVEEIEDLFIGMGFSIAEGPEVETDYYNFEALNLPKNHPARDMQDSFFITEDLLLRTQTSPVQARTMEKHEGRGPVRIISPGKVYRRDTDDATHSHQFMQIEGLYVDKDVRMSDLKGTLTLFAQRLFGAEREIRLRPSFFPFTEPSVEVDVSCFKCNGKGCSICKRTGWIEILGAGMVHPNVLEMAGFDSKEYTGFAFGMGPERIAMLKYGIDDIRHFYANDIRFLEQFKRA is encoded by the coding sequence ATGCAAGAACGTTTGATGACGTTGCAGAATGAAGCTGTGGAAAAGATTGAACAAGCGGGTTCATTGAAGGAACTACAAGATATTCGTATTGAGTACTTAGGGAAAAAAGGTCCGATTACGGAAGTGTTGAAAGGAATGGGGAAACTTCCTGCAGAAGAGCGGCCGAAAATGGGTCAGCTCGCCAATGAGGTGCGTGACGCCATTACTCAGAAAGTCGAAACAAAGCAAGAAAAGCTTGAAAGAGAAGCGCTTGATGAGAAGCTGAGCAAGGAAACAATTGATGTTACGCTTCCAGGTCGTCCAGTTCGTAAAGGGAATGCACACCCGTTGACAGCTGTTGTTGAGGAAATCGAAGATCTGTTCATCGGCATGGGCTTTTCAATCGCAGAAGGTCCTGAAGTCGAAACGGATTATTATAACTTCGAGGCCTTGAACCTACCAAAAAATCACCCAGCTCGAGATATGCAGGACTCATTCTTTATTACAGAAGATCTACTCCTCCGTACACAAACTTCACCTGTACAGGCTCGGACGATGGAAAAGCATGAAGGGAGAGGGCCGGTCAGAATCATCAGCCCAGGTAAGGTTTATCGTCGTGATACAGATGATGCCACCCACTCTCATCAGTTCATGCAAATTGAAGGGCTATACGTCGATAAAGACGTTCGAATGAGTGATTTGAAAGGGACCTTGACGTTGTTCGCACAAAGATTATTTGGAGCAGAAAGGGAAATCCGTCTTCGTCCAAGCTTCTTCCCGTTCACGGAACCATCCGTTGAAGTGGATGTTTCCTGCTTCAAGTGTAACGGAAAAGGCTGTTCCATCTGTAAGCGCACAGGTTGGATTGAAATCCTTGGTGCGGGCATGGTTCATCCGAATGTCCTTGAAATGGCTGGATTCGATTCGAAAGAATACACAGGTTTCGCATTTGGTATGGGACCGGAACGGATCGCGATGTTGAAATATGGAATTGATGACATCCGTCATTTTTATGCGAATGATATCCGTTTCTTAGAACAGTTTAAACGAGCTTAA
- a CDS encoding RNA methyltransferase, which produces MNRITSPKNGRVKEWKKLKNRKGREKAGAYIIEGFHLVEEALKHHAEVTDLIIEESMRIPNDWHTGNVTTWVVTEPVIKELADTETPQGIVAIVQFQKENHDVKPDGAYILLDGIQDPGNLGTIIRTGDSAGVDGVILGPGTVDVYNSKVLRSTQGSIFHLPLIRGDLNEWVPMLKEKGLKIYGTALQDGVPYTDERPDGGYALMLGNEANGVHPDLLEQTDLNLYVPIYGKAESLNVAVAAGVLLYGLKAAE; this is translated from the coding sequence ATGAATCGAATTACATCTCCAAAGAATGGTCGAGTGAAAGAGTGGAAGAAACTGAAGAACCGAAAAGGTCGAGAAAAAGCAGGGGCATACATCATAGAAGGCTTTCACCTTGTGGAAGAAGCTTTGAAGCATCATGCTGAAGTGACGGACTTGATCATAGAAGAATCGATGCGTATCCCGAATGATTGGCATACGGGAAATGTGACAACATGGGTCGTGACAGAACCTGTCATCAAAGAGCTGGCTGATACAGAAACACCTCAAGGAATTGTAGCGATTGTACAATTTCAAAAAGAGAACCATGATGTAAAGCCAGACGGAGCCTACATCCTGCTTGATGGCATCCAGGACCCTGGGAACCTTGGGACGATCATACGGACTGGTGATAGTGCCGGAGTGGATGGAGTCATTCTTGGTCCTGGGACAGTGGATGTATATAATAGCAAAGTTCTCCGATCGACTCAGGGTTCGATTTTTCATTTGCCTCTTATCAGGGGGGATCTGAACGAATGGGTTCCGATGTTGAAGGAGAAAGGGCTTAAAATTTATGGAACTGCCTTACAGGATGGCGTACCATACACAGATGAGCGTCCAGATGGGGGATATGCGTTGATGCTTGGGAATGAAGCGAATGGCGTGCATCCGGATCTATTGGAACAGACTGACCTGAACCTTTATGTACCGATTTATGGAAAAGCGGAATCACTTAACGTAGCTGTAGCAGCAGGCGTATTACTTTACGGTTTAAAGGCGGCTGAATAG
- the pheT gene encoding phenylalanine--tRNA ligase subunit beta — protein sequence MLVSYNWLKEYVDLEGISAEELADRITKSGIEVEGVESLNKGISGVVVGHVEACDQHPNADKLNVCKVDIGEGEPVQIICGAPNVAAGQKVAVAKVGAVLPGDFKIKKAKLRGEASHGMICSLEELGVDSKMVPKEFADGIYVLREDAEVGTDALAALNLDDSILELGLTPNRADCLNMMGVAYEAAAVLDRPLRLPKPSLTEMKESASDYISVKIENLEDNPYYGAKVIRNIQVGPSPEWMQNRLIAAGIRPINNVVDITNYVLLEYGQPLHAFDYDRFGSKEILVRRANAGEEIMTLDDEKRKLEEHHLVITNGSEPVAVAGVMGGADSEVSEETKTVLLEAAYFNSSLVRQASKDLGLRSESSTRFEKGIDRNRVYEAANRAAQLLEELAGGEVLEGIVEAGPRYVDCEFVTVSGERANKVLGTSIKNEEINEIFNRLGFSFQTEEDRYHVEVPTRRPDITLEEDLIEEIGRIHGYDRIPTTLPEGTTTPGGLTEAQAKRRLVRRYLEGAGLYQAITYSLTTKEKANRYHGLATEDEPSFISVSMPMSEERAVLRRTIVPQLLEVVQYNQNRQINDVAIFEIGSTYLTDEQELKNLPNEHQKLAGAFTGLWHAHPWQQEKKPVDFYVVKGVLDGLFAKLGLHERVTYEQAKREGFHPGRTAIIMLDGQQVGVVGQLHPGDQKDWGVKETYLFELELDALLAAEVKPVTYHALPRYPSITRDIALILDQDIHAGNVQAGIKAAGGDLLKQVSIFDLYEGEHMEDGKKSVAYSLTYYNPEKTLTDEDVEKVHHKVLDYVKEKFNAEMRG from the coding sequence ATGTTAGTATCTTATAACTGGCTGAAGGAATATGTCGATCTAGAAGGTATATCGGCTGAAGAGCTTGCTGATCGCATTACGAAAAGTGGTATAGAAGTAGAAGGAGTCGAGTCGCTGAACAAGGGGATTTCAGGTGTGGTCGTCGGACACGTGGAAGCGTGCGATCAACATCCCAATGCTGATAAATTGAATGTCTGTAAAGTGGACATCGGCGAAGGTGAACCTGTCCAAATCATTTGCGGTGCACCTAATGTGGCTGCTGGTCAGAAAGTTGCAGTCGCGAAAGTTGGCGCAGTATTGCCGGGAGATTTTAAAATCAAGAAGGCGAAGCTTCGAGGAGAAGCGTCTCATGGAATGATCTGTTCATTAGAAGAGCTCGGTGTTGATTCGAAAATGGTGCCAAAGGAATTCGCAGATGGGATCTATGTGCTAAGAGAAGATGCTGAAGTAGGAACAGATGCCCTCGCTGCATTGAATCTTGATGATTCCATTCTTGAGCTGGGGCTAACACCAAACCGGGCAGATTGTTTAAATATGATGGGGGTAGCGTATGAAGCAGCGGCTGTACTCGATCGTCCGTTACGATTGCCTAAGCCTTCTTTGACGGAAATGAAAGAGTCTGCTTCGGACTATATTTCGGTAAAGATTGAAAACCTGGAGGATAATCCGTATTACGGTGCAAAAGTCATTCGTAATATTCAGGTTGGTCCATCTCCAGAATGGATGCAGAATCGTCTGATTGCAGCGGGTATCCGTCCGATCAATAACGTAGTGGATATTACGAACTATGTCCTGCTTGAATATGGTCAGCCACTCCATGCCTTTGATTATGATCGCTTCGGCTCTAAAGAGATTCTTGTCCGTCGTGCCAACGCGGGCGAAGAAATCATGACGTTGGATGACGAAAAGCGGAAATTAGAAGAGCATCACCTTGTTATTACAAATGGCTCCGAGCCAGTAGCAGTAGCTGGTGTAATGGGAGGTGCGGATTCAGAAGTATCTGAAGAAACGAAAACGGTATTGCTGGAAGCTGCATATTTCAACTCTTCTCTCGTCCGTCAAGCTTCCAAGGATCTTGGACTGCGTAGTGAATCATCGACTCGATTCGAAAAAGGGATTGACCGCAATCGAGTGTATGAAGCAGCAAACCGTGCAGCCCAATTGTTAGAAGAGCTTGCAGGCGGTGAAGTTCTCGAAGGAATTGTGGAGGCCGGACCACGATATGTGGATTGTGAATTTGTAACAGTGAGTGGAGAAAGGGCGAATAAAGTCCTTGGTACATCGATCAAAAATGAAGAAATCAATGAAATCTTCAATCGTCTCGGTTTTTCTTTCCAAACAGAAGAAGATCGTTATCATGTTGAAGTACCTACACGTCGTCCCGACATTACATTAGAGGAAGATCTGATTGAAGAAATCGGAAGGATCCACGGGTATGATCGTATACCTACCACTCTCCCTGAAGGTACGACGACACCAGGAGGATTGACAGAGGCACAAGCGAAACGTCGTTTGGTTCGCCGTTATCTCGAAGGAGCAGGGCTTTATCAGGCGATCACGTACTCCTTGACTACTAAGGAAAAAGCGAACCGCTATCATGGCTTAGCGACAGAGGATGAACCTTCGTTCATTTCAGTTTCGATGCCGATGAGTGAAGAGCGTGCAGTTCTTCGACGCACAATTGTTCCTCAATTATTGGAGGTTGTTCAATATAACCAAAACCGTCAAATCAATGATGTGGCGATTTTCGAGATTGGCTCAACCTACTTGACTGATGAGCAAGAGCTTAAAAACCTGCCAAATGAGCATCAAAAACTGGCAGGTGCCTTTACTGGACTATGGCATGCCCACCCTTGGCAACAAGAAAAGAAGCCTGTAGATTTCTATGTCGTTAAAGGCGTGTTGGATGGATTGTTCGCCAAACTAGGCTTACATGAGCGAGTGACGTATGAACAAGCGAAACGTGAAGGATTCCACCCTGGTCGTACGGCAATCATTATGCTCGATGGGCAACAAGTTGGAGTGGTCGGTCAGCTTCATCCAGGCGATCAAAAAGATTGGGGAGTAAAAGAAACCTATCTCTTCGAGCTTGAATTGGATGCATTGCTGGCAGCCGAAGTGAAACCGGTCACCTATCACGCTTTACCGCGTTATCCTTCCATCACTCGTGATATTGCCTTGATTCTTGATCAAGATATCCATGCCGGAAATGTGCAAGCTGGAATTAAAGCCGCTGGAGGAGACTTGTTGAAACAAGTGTCCATCTTCGACCTTTATGAAGGAGAGCATATGGAGGACGGGAAGAAATCGGTCGCATACTCGTTAACGTATTACAACCCAGAGAAGACCTTGACTGATGAAGATGTTGAAAAGGTTCATCATAAGGTACTCGATTATGTAAAAGAAAAATTCAATGCTGAGATGAGAGGATAA
- the sspI gene encoding small acid-soluble spore protein SspI: MDLNLRKAVLANVSGNNQEELQSTIVEAINSGEEKMLPGLGVLFEVIWQNADENEKNELLEILSEGLQ, from the coding sequence ATGGATCTAAACTTAAGAAAAGCGGTATTGGCGAACGTATCAGGTAATAATCAGGAAGAGCTTCAAAGCACGATTGTTGAAGCAATCAATAGCGGTGAAGAGAAAATGCTGCCTGGTCTTGGTGTACTGTTTGAAGTCATTTGGCAAAATGCCGATGAAAACGAAAAGAACGAACTGCTTGAAATCTTGTCAGAAGGACTTCAATAA